From a single Lolium rigidum isolate FL_2022 chromosome 7, APGP_CSIRO_Lrig_0.1, whole genome shotgun sequence genomic region:
- the LOC124669939 gene encoding dynamin-related protein 3A-like isoform X4, whose protein sequence is MADSAAAAEAAQPATVGQAVIPLVNRLQDIMARLDGDSAAGVELPQVAAIGGQSSGKSSVLEALVGRDFLPRGPEICTRRPLVLQLVRHSAPEEWGEFLHAPGRRFHDFEHIKREIQSETDKEAGGNKGVSEKQIRLKIFSPNVIDITLVDLPGITRVPVGDQPSDIESRIRTMIMQYIKHPSCIILAVSPANADLANSDALQLARLGDPDGSRTIGVITKLDIMDRGTDARNFLLGNVIPLKLGYVGIVNRSQEDINFNRSIKDALAFEEKFFSTLPAYHGLSQCCGVPQLAKKLNMILLKHITDMLPGLKSRINAQLVAVAKEHAAYGDAAESTAGQGVKLLNILGKYCEAFSSMVEGKNKVSTDQLSGGARIHYIFQSIFVKSLEEVDPCKNISDEDIRTSIQNSGGPKGAMFLPELPFEILVRRQIGRLLDPSLQCAKFIYDELVKISHGCLTSELQKYPILKRRMGESVSNFLRDGLRPAETMITHIIEMEMDYINTSHSSFVGGSKVVELAKHDGLPLRGPTSLSAHKDGIAISSEMQLKSSIENNIQLKSERGQKSRAVFARDATRGATAEQPDTDAGTSAAGGGQKGNSLVGGSLSNMPGPRVLNSLYSMIRLREPPITLKPSENKTDQDRTEIAIVKLLVKSYYDIVRKSIEDAVPKAIMHFLVNHTKRELHNVLIRKLYRENLLDEMLRETDEVLIRRQRIQETLQVLEQAHRTLEEFPLEAEKVEKGYSLSEYTTGLPKLAGLGNRSLS, encoded by the exons ATGGCGGACTCGGCTGCGGCCGCTGAGGCGGCGCAACCGGCGACGGTGGGGCAGGCGGTGATCCCGCTCGTCAATAGGCTGCAGGACATCATGGCGCGGCTAGACGGCGACTCCGCCGCCGGCGTGGAGCTGCCACAGGTGGCGGCCATCGGCGGGCAGAGCAGCGGCAAGTCGAGCGTGCTGGAGGCGCTCGTCGGCCGCGACTTCCTCCCGAGGGGCCCCGAAATCTGCACCCGCCGGCCCCTCGTGCTCCAGCTCGTGCGGCACTCGGCCCCCGAGGAGTGGGGCGAGTTCCTCCACGCCCCCGGCCGCCGATTCCACGATTTCGAGCACATCAAGCGCGAGATCCAG TCGGAAACTGACAAAGAAGCTGGAGGTAACAAAGGGGTTTCCGAGAAACAGATCCGTCTTAAAATCTTTTCACCGAATGTCATTGACATCACCTTGGTTGACCTCCCTGGAATAACTAGGGTTCCAGTTGGAGATCAGCCTAGTGATATTGAGtcaagaataagaacaatgatcATGCAATACATTAAGCATCCAAGTTGCATTATCTTGGCTGTCTCACCCGCAAATGCAGATTTAGCTAATTCTGATGCGCTTCAACTGGCAAGGCTTGGTGATCCTGATG GATCGAGGACAATTGGTGTTATCACCAAG TTGGACATCATGGACAGGGGAACTGATGCTCGTAACTTTTTACTGGGAAATGTGATTCCTCTCAAGCTTGGTTATGTAGGTATTGTGAATCGCAGCCAAGAG GACATCAACTTTAACCGAAGCATTAAAGATGCACTTGCCTTTGAGGAGAAGTTTTTCTCGACTCTACCT GCTTATCACGGTCTTTCACAATGCTGTGGTGTTCCTCAATTAGCCAAGAAGTTAAATATG ATTCTACTAAAGCACATTACTGATATGCTTCCAGGTTTGAAATCTCGAATAAATGCTCAGTTGGTAGCAGTTGCAAAGGAACATGCTGCTTATGGTGATGCTGCAGAATCAACG GCTGGCCAGGGAGTTAAACTATTGAACATATTGGGAAAATATTGTGAAG CCTTTTCTTCAATGGTGGAGGGCAAAAATAAAGTGTCAACAGATCAGCTTTCTGGTGGAGCAAGAATTCACTACATTTTTCAGTCAATTTTTGTCAAGAGCTTGGAG GAAGTTGACCCTTGCAAGAACATAAGCGATGAAGATATTCGCACTAGCATACAGAATTCTGGCGGTCCAAAGGGTGCTATGTTTCTGCCAGAG TTGCCTTTTGAGATTCTTGTCCGAAGGCAGATAGGCCGTTTGCTTGATCCAAGTCTTCAGTGCGCTAAGTTTATCTATGATGAGTTAGTCAAA ATCAGCCATGGTTGCTTAACCAGTGAGCTGCAGAAATACCCAATTCTTAAAAGGCGGATGGGTGAATCAGTTAGCAATTTCTTGAGAGATGGTCTTCGACCTGCAGAAACAATGATAACCCATATTATTGAAATGGAG ATGGATTACATAAATACCTCACATTCAAGCTTTGTTGGAGGCAGCAAGGTTGTTGAACTTGCTAAGCACGATGGTCTACCTTTGAGAGGACCAACTTCACTATCGGCTCATAAG GATGGTATTGCTATAAGTTCTGAGATGCAGTTAAAATCTTCTATTGAGAACAATATACAGCTCAAATCTGAAAGAGGTCAAAAGTCACGTGCTGTTTTTGCAAGAGATGCTACCAGAGGAGCAACAGCTGAGCAG CCTGATACTGATGCAG GAACAAGTGCAGCAGGTGGAGGCCAGAAGGGTAACTCTCTAGTTGGTGGGAGTTTGTCAAACATGCCAGGTCCGCGAGTCCTAAATAGCTTATACTCTATGATTCGGTTAAGAGAG CCACCCATCACATTGAAACCATCAGAAAACAAGACTGACCAGGATAGAACAGAGATAGCAATTGTGAAGCTATTGGTCAAATCTTACTATGACATTGTCAGAAAGAGTATTGAGGATGCAGTTCCAAAAGCTATAATGCACTTTCTG GTGAACCACACAAAGCGGGAGCTCCATAACGTTTTAATTCGGAAACTATACAG AGAGAACCTACTTGATGAAATGCTGAGGGAAACAGATGAAGTTCTTATCAGACGGCAGCGTATTCAAGAAACGCTCCAAGTTCTCGAACAAGCACATAGG ACGCTCGAAGAGTTTCCCCTTGAAGCTGAAAAGGTCGAGAAGGGCTACAGCCTATCTGAATATACAACTGGCCTCCCAAAACTCGCTGGACTTGGCAACCGCAGCCTCAGCTAG
- the LOC124669939 gene encoding dynamin-related protein 3A-like isoform X2 — protein sequence MADSAAAAEAAQPATVGQAVIPLVNRLQDIMARLDGDSAAGVELPQVAAIGGQSSGKSSVLEALVGRDFLPRGPEICTRRPLVLQLVRHSAPEEWGEFLHAPGRRFHDFEHIKREIQSETDKEAGGNKGVSEKQIRLKIFSPNVIDITLVDLPGITRVPVGDQPSDIESRIRTMIMQYIKHPSCIILAVSPANADLANSDALQLARLGDPDGSRTIGVITKLDIMDRGTDARNFLLGNVIPLKLGYVGIVNRSQEDINFNRSIKDALAFEEKFFSTLPAYHGLSQCCGVPQLAKKLNMILLKHITDMLPGLKSRINAQLVAVAKEHAAYGDAAESTAGQGVKLLNILGKYCEAFSSMVEGKNKVSTDQLSGGARIHYIFQSIFVKSLEEVDPCKNISDEDIRTSIQNSGGPKGAMFLPELPFEILVRRQIGRLLDPSLQCAKFIYDELVKISHGCLTSELQKYPILKRRMGESVSNFLRDGLRPAETMITHIIEMEMDYINTSHSSFVGGSKVVELAKHDGLPLRGPTSLSAHKDGIAISSEMQLKSSIENNIQLKSERGQKSRAVFARDATRGATAEQPDTDADIDTEYVWVQVMENPSLDRRGTSAAGGGQKGNSLVGGSLSNMPGPRVLNSLYSMIRLREPPITLKPSENKTDQDRTEIAIVKLLVKSYYDIVRKSIEDAVPKAIMHFLVNHTKRELHNVLIRKLYRENLLDEMLRETDEVLIRRQRIQETLQVLEQAHRTLEEFPLEAEKVEKGYSLSEYTTGLPKLAGLGNRSLS from the exons ATGGCGGACTCGGCTGCGGCCGCTGAGGCGGCGCAACCGGCGACGGTGGGGCAGGCGGTGATCCCGCTCGTCAATAGGCTGCAGGACATCATGGCGCGGCTAGACGGCGACTCCGCCGCCGGCGTGGAGCTGCCACAGGTGGCGGCCATCGGCGGGCAGAGCAGCGGCAAGTCGAGCGTGCTGGAGGCGCTCGTCGGCCGCGACTTCCTCCCGAGGGGCCCCGAAATCTGCACCCGCCGGCCCCTCGTGCTCCAGCTCGTGCGGCACTCGGCCCCCGAGGAGTGGGGCGAGTTCCTCCACGCCCCCGGCCGCCGATTCCACGATTTCGAGCACATCAAGCGCGAGATCCAG TCGGAAACTGACAAAGAAGCTGGAGGTAACAAAGGGGTTTCCGAGAAACAGATCCGTCTTAAAATCTTTTCACCGAATGTCATTGACATCACCTTGGTTGACCTCCCTGGAATAACTAGGGTTCCAGTTGGAGATCAGCCTAGTGATATTGAGtcaagaataagaacaatgatcATGCAATACATTAAGCATCCAAGTTGCATTATCTTGGCTGTCTCACCCGCAAATGCAGATTTAGCTAATTCTGATGCGCTTCAACTGGCAAGGCTTGGTGATCCTGATG GATCGAGGACAATTGGTGTTATCACCAAG TTGGACATCATGGACAGGGGAACTGATGCTCGTAACTTTTTACTGGGAAATGTGATTCCTCTCAAGCTTGGTTATGTAGGTATTGTGAATCGCAGCCAAGAG GACATCAACTTTAACCGAAGCATTAAAGATGCACTTGCCTTTGAGGAGAAGTTTTTCTCGACTCTACCT GCTTATCACGGTCTTTCACAATGCTGTGGTGTTCCTCAATTAGCCAAGAAGTTAAATATG ATTCTACTAAAGCACATTACTGATATGCTTCCAGGTTTGAAATCTCGAATAAATGCTCAGTTGGTAGCAGTTGCAAAGGAACATGCTGCTTATGGTGATGCTGCAGAATCAACG GCTGGCCAGGGAGTTAAACTATTGAACATATTGGGAAAATATTGTGAAG CCTTTTCTTCAATGGTGGAGGGCAAAAATAAAGTGTCAACAGATCAGCTTTCTGGTGGAGCAAGAATTCACTACATTTTTCAGTCAATTTTTGTCAAGAGCTTGGAG GAAGTTGACCCTTGCAAGAACATAAGCGATGAAGATATTCGCACTAGCATACAGAATTCTGGCGGTCCAAAGGGTGCTATGTTTCTGCCAGAG TTGCCTTTTGAGATTCTTGTCCGAAGGCAGATAGGCCGTTTGCTTGATCCAAGTCTTCAGTGCGCTAAGTTTATCTATGATGAGTTAGTCAAA ATCAGCCATGGTTGCTTAACCAGTGAGCTGCAGAAATACCCAATTCTTAAAAGGCGGATGGGTGAATCAGTTAGCAATTTCTTGAGAGATGGTCTTCGACCTGCAGAAACAATGATAACCCATATTATTGAAATGGAG ATGGATTACATAAATACCTCACATTCAAGCTTTGTTGGAGGCAGCAAGGTTGTTGAACTTGCTAAGCACGATGGTCTACCTTTGAGAGGACCAACTTCACTATCGGCTCATAAG GATGGTATTGCTATAAGTTCTGAGATGCAGTTAAAATCTTCTATTGAGAACAATATACAGCTCAAATCTGAAAGAGGTCAAAAGTCACGTGCTGTTTTTGCAAGAGATGCTACCAGAGGAGCAACAGCTGAGCAG CCTGATACTGATGCAG ATATTGACACAGAGTATGTTTGGGTCCAAGTCATGGAAAATCCTAGCCTTGACAGGCGAG GAACAAGTGCAGCAGGTGGAGGCCAGAAGGGTAACTCTCTAGTTGGTGGGAGTTTGTCAAACATGCCAGGTCCGCGAGTCCTAAATAGCTTATACTCTATGATTCGGTTAAGAGAG CCACCCATCACATTGAAACCATCAGAAAACAAGACTGACCAGGATAGAACAGAGATAGCAATTGTGAAGCTATTGGTCAAATCTTACTATGACATTGTCAGAAAGAGTATTGAGGATGCAGTTCCAAAAGCTATAATGCACTTTCTG GTGAACCACACAAAGCGGGAGCTCCATAACGTTTTAATTCGGAAACTATACAG AGAGAACCTACTTGATGAAATGCTGAGGGAAACAGATGAAGTTCTTATCAGACGGCAGCGTATTCAAGAAACGCTCCAAGTTCTCGAACAAGCACATAGG ACGCTCGAAGAGTTTCCCCTTGAAGCTGAAAAGGTCGAGAAGGGCTACAGCCTATCTGAATATACAACTGGCCTCCCAAAACTCGCTGGACTTGGCAACCGCAGCCTCAGCTAG
- the LOC124669939 gene encoding dynamin-related protein 3A-like isoform X1: protein MADSAAAAEAAQPATVGQAVIPLVNRLQDIMARLDGDSAAGVELPQVAAIGGQSSGKSSVLEALVGRDFLPRGPEICTRRPLVLQLVRHSAPEEWGEFLHAPGRRFHDFEHIKREIQSETDKEAGGNKGVSEKQIRLKIFSPNVIDITLVDLPGITRVPVGDQPSDIESRIRTMIMQYIKHPSCIILAVSPANADLANSDALQLARLGDPDGSRTIGVITKLDIMDRGTDARNFLLGNVIPLKLGYVGIVNRSQEDINFNRSIKDALAFEEKFFSTLPAYHGLSQCCGVPQLAKKLNMILLKHITDMLPGLKSRINAQLVAVAKEHAAYGDAAESTAGQGVKLLNILGKYCEAFSSMVEGKNKVSTDQLSGGARIHYIFQSIFVKSLEEVDPCKNISDEDIRTSIQNSGGPKGAMFLPELPFEILVRRQIGRLLDPSLQCAKFIYDELVKISHGCLTSELQKYPILKRRMGESVSNFLRDGLRPAETMITHIIEMEMDYINTSHSSFVGGSKVVELAKHDGLPLRGPTSLSAHKDGIAISSEMQLKSSIENNIQLKSERGQKSRAVFARDATRGATAEQGFQPDTDADIDTEYVWVQVMENPSLDRRGTSAAGGGQKGNSLVGGSLSNMPGPRVLNSLYSMIRLREPPITLKPSENKTDQDRTEIAIVKLLVKSYYDIVRKSIEDAVPKAIMHFLVNHTKRELHNVLIRKLYRENLLDEMLRETDEVLIRRQRIQETLQVLEQAHRTLEEFPLEAEKVEKGYSLSEYTTGLPKLAGLGNRSLS from the exons ATGGCGGACTCGGCTGCGGCCGCTGAGGCGGCGCAACCGGCGACGGTGGGGCAGGCGGTGATCCCGCTCGTCAATAGGCTGCAGGACATCATGGCGCGGCTAGACGGCGACTCCGCCGCCGGCGTGGAGCTGCCACAGGTGGCGGCCATCGGCGGGCAGAGCAGCGGCAAGTCGAGCGTGCTGGAGGCGCTCGTCGGCCGCGACTTCCTCCCGAGGGGCCCCGAAATCTGCACCCGCCGGCCCCTCGTGCTCCAGCTCGTGCGGCACTCGGCCCCCGAGGAGTGGGGCGAGTTCCTCCACGCCCCCGGCCGCCGATTCCACGATTTCGAGCACATCAAGCGCGAGATCCAG TCGGAAACTGACAAAGAAGCTGGAGGTAACAAAGGGGTTTCCGAGAAACAGATCCGTCTTAAAATCTTTTCACCGAATGTCATTGACATCACCTTGGTTGACCTCCCTGGAATAACTAGGGTTCCAGTTGGAGATCAGCCTAGTGATATTGAGtcaagaataagaacaatgatcATGCAATACATTAAGCATCCAAGTTGCATTATCTTGGCTGTCTCACCCGCAAATGCAGATTTAGCTAATTCTGATGCGCTTCAACTGGCAAGGCTTGGTGATCCTGATG GATCGAGGACAATTGGTGTTATCACCAAG TTGGACATCATGGACAGGGGAACTGATGCTCGTAACTTTTTACTGGGAAATGTGATTCCTCTCAAGCTTGGTTATGTAGGTATTGTGAATCGCAGCCAAGAG GACATCAACTTTAACCGAAGCATTAAAGATGCACTTGCCTTTGAGGAGAAGTTTTTCTCGACTCTACCT GCTTATCACGGTCTTTCACAATGCTGTGGTGTTCCTCAATTAGCCAAGAAGTTAAATATG ATTCTACTAAAGCACATTACTGATATGCTTCCAGGTTTGAAATCTCGAATAAATGCTCAGTTGGTAGCAGTTGCAAAGGAACATGCTGCTTATGGTGATGCTGCAGAATCAACG GCTGGCCAGGGAGTTAAACTATTGAACATATTGGGAAAATATTGTGAAG CCTTTTCTTCAATGGTGGAGGGCAAAAATAAAGTGTCAACAGATCAGCTTTCTGGTGGAGCAAGAATTCACTACATTTTTCAGTCAATTTTTGTCAAGAGCTTGGAG GAAGTTGACCCTTGCAAGAACATAAGCGATGAAGATATTCGCACTAGCATACAGAATTCTGGCGGTCCAAAGGGTGCTATGTTTCTGCCAGAG TTGCCTTTTGAGATTCTTGTCCGAAGGCAGATAGGCCGTTTGCTTGATCCAAGTCTTCAGTGCGCTAAGTTTATCTATGATGAGTTAGTCAAA ATCAGCCATGGTTGCTTAACCAGTGAGCTGCAGAAATACCCAATTCTTAAAAGGCGGATGGGTGAATCAGTTAGCAATTTCTTGAGAGATGGTCTTCGACCTGCAGAAACAATGATAACCCATATTATTGAAATGGAG ATGGATTACATAAATACCTCACATTCAAGCTTTGTTGGAGGCAGCAAGGTTGTTGAACTTGCTAAGCACGATGGTCTACCTTTGAGAGGACCAACTTCACTATCGGCTCATAAG GATGGTATTGCTATAAGTTCTGAGATGCAGTTAAAATCTTCTATTGAGAACAATATACAGCTCAAATCTGAAAGAGGTCAAAAGTCACGTGCTGTTTTTGCAAGAGATGCTACCAGAGGAGCAACAGCTGAGCAG GGATTTCAGCCTGATACTGATGCAG ATATTGACACAGAGTATGTTTGGGTCCAAGTCATGGAAAATCCTAGCCTTGACAGGCGAG GAACAAGTGCAGCAGGTGGAGGCCAGAAGGGTAACTCTCTAGTTGGTGGGAGTTTGTCAAACATGCCAGGTCCGCGAGTCCTAAATAGCTTATACTCTATGATTCGGTTAAGAGAG CCACCCATCACATTGAAACCATCAGAAAACAAGACTGACCAGGATAGAACAGAGATAGCAATTGTGAAGCTATTGGTCAAATCTTACTATGACATTGTCAGAAAGAGTATTGAGGATGCAGTTCCAAAAGCTATAATGCACTTTCTG GTGAACCACACAAAGCGGGAGCTCCATAACGTTTTAATTCGGAAACTATACAG AGAGAACCTACTTGATGAAATGCTGAGGGAAACAGATGAAGTTCTTATCAGACGGCAGCGTATTCAAGAAACGCTCCAAGTTCTCGAACAAGCACATAGG ACGCTCGAAGAGTTTCCCCTTGAAGCTGAAAAGGTCGAGAAGGGCTACAGCCTATCTGAATATACAACTGGCCTCCCAAAACTCGCTGGACTTGGCAACCGCAGCCTCAGCTAG
- the LOC124669939 gene encoding dynamin-related protein 3A-like isoform X3 has product MADSAAAAEAAQPATVGQAVIPLVNRLQDIMARLDGDSAAGVELPQVAAIGGQSSGKSSVLEALVGRDFLPRGPEICTRRPLVLQLVRHSAPEEWGEFLHAPGRRFHDFEHIKREIQSETDKEAGGNKGVSEKQIRLKIFSPNVIDITLVDLPGITRVPVGDQPSDIESRIRTMIMQYIKHPSCIILAVSPANADLANSDALQLARLGDPDGSRTIGVITKLDIMDRGTDARNFLLGNVIPLKLGYVGIVNRSQEDINFNRSIKDALAFEEKFFSTLPAYHGLSQCCGVPQLAKKLNMILLKHITDMLPGLKSRINAQLVAVAKEHAAYGDAAESTAGQGVKLLNILGKYCEAFSSMVEGKNKVSTDQLSGGARIHYIFQSIFVKSLEEVDPCKNISDEDIRTSIQNSGGPKGAMFLPELPFEILVRRQIGRLLDPSLQCAKFIYDELVKISHGCLTSELQKYPILKRRMGESVSNFLRDGLRPAETMITHIIEMEMDYINTSHSSFVGGSKVVELAKHDGLPLRGPTSLSAHKDGIAISSEMQLKSSIENNIQLKSERGQKSRAVFARDATRGATAEQGFQPDTDAGTSAAGGGQKGNSLVGGSLSNMPGPRVLNSLYSMIRLREPPITLKPSENKTDQDRTEIAIVKLLVKSYYDIVRKSIEDAVPKAIMHFLVNHTKRELHNVLIRKLYRENLLDEMLRETDEVLIRRQRIQETLQVLEQAHRTLEEFPLEAEKVEKGYSLSEYTTGLPKLAGLGNRSLS; this is encoded by the exons ATGGCGGACTCGGCTGCGGCCGCTGAGGCGGCGCAACCGGCGACGGTGGGGCAGGCGGTGATCCCGCTCGTCAATAGGCTGCAGGACATCATGGCGCGGCTAGACGGCGACTCCGCCGCCGGCGTGGAGCTGCCACAGGTGGCGGCCATCGGCGGGCAGAGCAGCGGCAAGTCGAGCGTGCTGGAGGCGCTCGTCGGCCGCGACTTCCTCCCGAGGGGCCCCGAAATCTGCACCCGCCGGCCCCTCGTGCTCCAGCTCGTGCGGCACTCGGCCCCCGAGGAGTGGGGCGAGTTCCTCCACGCCCCCGGCCGCCGATTCCACGATTTCGAGCACATCAAGCGCGAGATCCAG TCGGAAACTGACAAAGAAGCTGGAGGTAACAAAGGGGTTTCCGAGAAACAGATCCGTCTTAAAATCTTTTCACCGAATGTCATTGACATCACCTTGGTTGACCTCCCTGGAATAACTAGGGTTCCAGTTGGAGATCAGCCTAGTGATATTGAGtcaagaataagaacaatgatcATGCAATACATTAAGCATCCAAGTTGCATTATCTTGGCTGTCTCACCCGCAAATGCAGATTTAGCTAATTCTGATGCGCTTCAACTGGCAAGGCTTGGTGATCCTGATG GATCGAGGACAATTGGTGTTATCACCAAG TTGGACATCATGGACAGGGGAACTGATGCTCGTAACTTTTTACTGGGAAATGTGATTCCTCTCAAGCTTGGTTATGTAGGTATTGTGAATCGCAGCCAAGAG GACATCAACTTTAACCGAAGCATTAAAGATGCACTTGCCTTTGAGGAGAAGTTTTTCTCGACTCTACCT GCTTATCACGGTCTTTCACAATGCTGTGGTGTTCCTCAATTAGCCAAGAAGTTAAATATG ATTCTACTAAAGCACATTACTGATATGCTTCCAGGTTTGAAATCTCGAATAAATGCTCAGTTGGTAGCAGTTGCAAAGGAACATGCTGCTTATGGTGATGCTGCAGAATCAACG GCTGGCCAGGGAGTTAAACTATTGAACATATTGGGAAAATATTGTGAAG CCTTTTCTTCAATGGTGGAGGGCAAAAATAAAGTGTCAACAGATCAGCTTTCTGGTGGAGCAAGAATTCACTACATTTTTCAGTCAATTTTTGTCAAGAGCTTGGAG GAAGTTGACCCTTGCAAGAACATAAGCGATGAAGATATTCGCACTAGCATACAGAATTCTGGCGGTCCAAAGGGTGCTATGTTTCTGCCAGAG TTGCCTTTTGAGATTCTTGTCCGAAGGCAGATAGGCCGTTTGCTTGATCCAAGTCTTCAGTGCGCTAAGTTTATCTATGATGAGTTAGTCAAA ATCAGCCATGGTTGCTTAACCAGTGAGCTGCAGAAATACCCAATTCTTAAAAGGCGGATGGGTGAATCAGTTAGCAATTTCTTGAGAGATGGTCTTCGACCTGCAGAAACAATGATAACCCATATTATTGAAATGGAG ATGGATTACATAAATACCTCACATTCAAGCTTTGTTGGAGGCAGCAAGGTTGTTGAACTTGCTAAGCACGATGGTCTACCTTTGAGAGGACCAACTTCACTATCGGCTCATAAG GATGGTATTGCTATAAGTTCTGAGATGCAGTTAAAATCTTCTATTGAGAACAATATACAGCTCAAATCTGAAAGAGGTCAAAAGTCACGTGCTGTTTTTGCAAGAGATGCTACCAGAGGAGCAACAGCTGAGCAG GGATTTCAGCCTGATACTGATGCAG GAACAAGTGCAGCAGGTGGAGGCCAGAAGGGTAACTCTCTAGTTGGTGGGAGTTTGTCAAACATGCCAGGTCCGCGAGTCCTAAATAGCTTATACTCTATGATTCGGTTAAGAGAG CCACCCATCACATTGAAACCATCAGAAAACAAGACTGACCAGGATAGAACAGAGATAGCAATTGTGAAGCTATTGGTCAAATCTTACTATGACATTGTCAGAAAGAGTATTGAGGATGCAGTTCCAAAAGCTATAATGCACTTTCTG GTGAACCACACAAAGCGGGAGCTCCATAACGTTTTAATTCGGAAACTATACAG AGAGAACCTACTTGATGAAATGCTGAGGGAAACAGATGAAGTTCTTATCAGACGGCAGCGTATTCAAGAAACGCTCCAAGTTCTCGAACAAGCACATAGG ACGCTCGAAGAGTTTCCCCTTGAAGCTGAAAAGGTCGAGAAGGGCTACAGCCTATCTGAATATACAACTGGCCTCCCAAAACTCGCTGGACTTGGCAACCGCAGCCTCAGCTAG